The sequence below is a genomic window from Terriglobia bacterium.
GGGTTTAGTGGTTCCCCTACTTTCTTTGGACATCTCTTACGACTCTCCGCGAAAAATATTTCGCCCAAAGGCGGTATTGAACCCTTCGGTGGCAATTCTCACTATTTTCAAGAGTTCGCCCAGAAGCTCTCGATAAGTCTTCCCTCCCAGCTTATAGCCATTCGGCAAAGCCTTTTCCATGGCGTCCTTGAAGCGACCGACGTCGTCTATGGCCGGACAACCCAAATCAACGCCCGCTTGGGGTAAATCGCGCTTCAACTTCAGAAACATAATCACGGTTGCGAGCATACTCCAATCGGTTCGTAGCGTCTCAAGGCGTTCAAGTATTGAAACTTCAAGTGAAAACTCATTTTTTATTCTGTAAGAATTAAACGGCTCCGTGTATCGCAGAAGATCGTCGGCGGCGTCCCCCAAGGTCGGACCGAAGTATCGTTCGAACCACACCTCCAAGTACCGTTGCTGAAATTCGGCATATGTATAGCCCCGAATGTTCGTATTCTGCAAATATTGCTCCGCTCCCTGCTGTAACCCTTCTTTACAAACAATAAAACCGATGTTGGCACCTGTTTCGTACATGACGGTGGTAAAGGAATGAACTACTGATTGGCTGATCCTAGAAGTCCAGTTCTTGCACTCCACGACATAGGAGATTTGGTCAACACTCGCAGTGTCGACGGCATACACATCGACCTCCACCTTGCCGCGGGCCGTAGTTAGAGTTTTGGCTTCTTCGGCCGACAGGCCGATTTCCCGAAAGATCCTGCAGACTCCCGATTGCAATTGCCGCCAATCTGAAGGATGAGTTTCATCGATCATTCAATTGCTTAAAGATACAGCATCCCGTGCGCTCGTTACCCAGACCCTATTTAATACGATTTCCGGCTTTTGTAGGAACAGCGATCCTGTCACCTTACCGGTCGGGTTTGGTTTTTCGGCGGTGAAAAGTTCGGAAGCGGTGAACCAGTACAGCCCACCCGAATAGACCTCGGCCGAGGCTTGGCGCAGTTCTTCGGCCCACTTCGTGTCCAGCATTTCGATGAGCACGGCGCGGTTGCGGCCTTCAGGGCCTCCGGGGGGAAGCGCAGGTAAAGAAAGCATCAGGGCGGTGCGGCAGGAGTTCGCCAGTATCCAGATCCGCAACGCTGTTGTGCAGCTGCGCGCCTTGCTTCCAGGTGTCAACACTTCGCCTGCGCCCTTACGGACGCCGACGCATGACTCGGGGCCATCGTGACTGGCTGGGCCTTCGATGTAAGACTCTTTCATTCTCTACTCCATGCCGGTTTATCCCGGCGCACTGTCCCTTCGGCAAGCGTGCCTGATTCTTATAGAGGATGGGACGTATGCCACTTCGACAAGGAGACGATCGATATCCAGGGGTGTCGCTGAAAAACCTGTTGAACGCCAAACCCCGACATGTTTATGTAACGCATTTTTATAGGAGAAAAACCTACCGCCTCAGGCGCGCAGTCCCGTTCGGAATTACATATACATAAGGATGCATGCATCAGGAGAAGGATGGCTTCTGACGGGAAATCGCTTTCTCCTGTCAGCAAATGGCAAGTGCTGATGTGGGAACGCCTCCGCACATCAGCTGACGACACTTTCCCGTCAGCAGTTGGCAAATGCTGATGTGCGGAGCCGATTTCCCGCCAGCAGTTGGCAACTGCTGATGGGAAATTGGCTTCAGCTGATGTGGGAACGCCTCCGCACATCAGCTGACGGCATTTTCCCGCCAGCAGTTGGCAAATGCTGATGTGCGGAGCCGATCTCCCGTCAGCAGTTGTCAACTGCTGATGAGAAATTGGCTTCAGCTGATGTGGGAACGCCTCCGCACATCAGCTGACGGTAATTTCCCGCCAGCAGTTGGCAAATGCTGATGTGCGGAGCCGATCTCCTGGATAGAGCCCTCCGTTTCCGTTTCGTCTACTCCGTCTACTGAAATCTACTCCAATCTACTGAAGTCTACGCAGAGTAGACGGAACCCAGGCGCAACGCTGCTCCGAAAGGCCTAACTCGTTGATAAATCGTGTTTGGTATTCGGCCGCCGCCCGCGGCAGCGCGATTGCACTTATAAGCGCGTTCGAAAGGCGGGTGTAGAAATCTTTCCAGCGAAGTGCTGGAAGGGGCTCTCCCCAAAACCGTTAACGAATCTAAGAAAGGAGGTACGTATGTCAGTAAGTAAGGCGAAAGTGGTCACGATCCGGCCACTTGAAAGTTACAACAAAATGTCCGACGCGGATATTGTTCAGCGTGGGACAGCAGTTGTGACCGGTCTGACCGGGAATTCGAATTTTACGAGTTTGCCGGTCGATCTGGCGGCGCTGACGGCGGCTATCAGCAGTCTCTCGGCACTCATTGCGGAGGCTCTCGATGGCGGCAAGAAGGCGCTCGCTCAGAAAAACAAGCAACGGGAAACCGTCGTAAAAATGCTGAGGCTGTTGGGCCGTTATGTTGAAGTCAATTGCGATGGAGACATGGCGAAGTTCACGTCCAGCGGATTTACGCCGGCTTCGACGACCAAAGTTCCAGCGGCGCCGTTGCCGTTACCGGTCATCCAAAGCGTCTACCAGGGCGCCATCAGTGGAGAACTCGTAATTCAGATCCAGTCTATTTCGAAGGCTCTGAGCTATGAAATCCATTACGGTGTCCAGGTCAACGGCGGGCCGCCGGCCTCGGTGACGAGCAAGGTAGTCGCCAAGACCAGACCGCCCATTGGATTCCAGGGCCTGATGCCGGGCACTGTCTACGCGTTTCAAGTTCGCGCGCAAGGCAAGCTCGGTTTCACGGACTGGACCGACTGGACGACGTGTATGGTCACATAACCGTCGAAGGGGCGCACTCCGCAATCCCGGGGGTGCGCCCCCTTTTTTGTGTTAGGATGCCCGGCCAATGAAACCCCGGCTTATCGCGCTTTCCGGCCCGCACAAAGGGCTGGTGATCCCGCTTACTGAAATTCCCTTCAGTGTCGGCCGCGAGGCCGATAACTCGTTGGTTCTGGACGACGAACTGGTCTCGGGATATCACTTCAAAACATTCCTGAACGACGGTAGACCCTACCTCCGCGACGGCAATACGCGGAATGGCACGTGGATCAACGGGACCGCGCGGAGTGAGCGGGATCTCGAAGACGGCGACCGCATCAAATGCGGAAGCACGACCTTCCTCTATCTCGAATCCGAAAGAGACCCGAAGGCGATTCCTGTCCTTATCGATGACGAAGCCGACCGCAACCGCCAGCTCGAGACGCTGCGTGCCGACTACACGGTCCGCGACGAGGCGGCGATTCATTACAGAGGACAATCCGAGGTCCTGATGTACATGGCCGGGTTGCTGAATGAGATCGAGGACCCGGCGCAACTTCAGGTGCAGCTGCTCGATCGTACGTTCGAGATTATTCCTGCATTACGGGGCGCCATCGTGGTCAATGGCAGGCGGGTCAGTCCGGATCCGGCAGACTGGGCTTCGCGCATTTTCCGTGAGCGCGGTTTCGACGGCGAGGTCGAGTTCAAGCTCAGCAGCAAAATTCTGCATCAGGTTTATGCCGAAAAATGCGCTGTCATCAGCAACGATATCAAGCCCGTGATCTGTGCTCCATTGCTCGTGGCCGGCGCCGTCCGCGGCGTGATCTATCTGGAAGGAGCGTCCACCCGCAATGGCTTCGAGCCGGAAGACCTGCGTGTGCTTAAGGGCGTGGCGGCATTCCTCATCACCTCGATCAGGCTGGCCGATAAAATCGAGTCGATTCGCGATGCCCGCGACCTTCTCCAGGAAAAAGAAGAACCGATCCCCGACCTGGTCGGCCGCAGCCCGTCAATGCTGGGCGTCCGCAAGAACATCAAGGAGGTCGCTGCCGTCGACGCCCCGGTTCTGATCCAGGGCGAGACCGGAACGGGAAAGGAAATCATTGCCCACAGCATCCACGACGCCAGTCCACGGAAGGGCCATCCTTTTATAGCCATCAACTGCGCAGCTATTCCGGAGTCGCTGCTGGAAAGCGAGCTTTTCGGCCATGCCAAGGGTTCCTTCACCGGAGCGGCAATGGCGCGAAAAGGAAAGTTCAGAATGGCTCATGAAGGGACCATATTCCTCGACGAGATCGGCGACATGAGCTCCGGCGCGCAAACGCGCCTGCTGCGAGTCCTCCAAGAGGGCCGCTTCTCGGCAATCGGTGAGGACAAGGAAACCGAGATCGACGTGCGCGTGATCGCTGCGACCCATGTGAATCTCAAGCAAGCCGTTCAGGAAAAAAGGTTCCGGGAGGATCTCTTCTACCGCCTGAACGTGCTGTCGATCGAAGTGCCACCGCTGCGCGAGCGGGCCGAAGACATCGCTCTGCTTTCGGGGCATTTTCTCACGAAGTATTCGCATTGGCGTGAAGTCGCGGATATCTCGCCGCAAGCCATGGAAGTGCTCCAGACGCACAAATGGCCGGGAAACGTCCGGGAACTGGAAAATGTCATCCAGCATGCGATCGTCCGCGGAAAAGAGGATACGATCCAGCCGGCGGATCTTCCTCCATATCTCATTTCCGGAACAGCCTCCGTCAGGGCCGACGCCCCCGCGGTATTCAAATTCAAAGGCCGCGCAGCGGCGAAGAAGGTTCTCAAGGCGGATTTGCTCGCGTACATCGAAGCCAACAACGCCACGGTGGAACAAGCCGCCGCGCATTTCCACATCAGCCGCGCCTGGGCCTACCGGCTCCTCGCCGAGGGATAGAGTCTACTCCGATCTACTGAAATCTACTCCAGTCTACTGAAGTCTACGCAGAGTAGACGAACCGCGGCTCTTCATCCCGCCTTGCTCTTCTAACTCGCTGATAAATCACGTTCGGTTATTGCGCGCCGGTTTGGGCCCCTGCCTGCCTTATCAGACCGCATGAAAGGAGTACGCAACATGACGATAGCGATGACAGTGACACAAGTGTCGGAATTGGCCGATGTCTCCAAGGCGCTGCTCGACCTGATGGAGGGCCTTGAAGACGCCGTCCAGCGATTGCTTCGAATCGTAGGCGATCTTGTCGGTCCGGCTTCACCGGATCCGAAAGACAACCTGAGAAAGGAGAAACCATGGACATAGCAGAGCAACTCATGGAGGTCCTCAGCAGGCTTGGCCGCATCGAAGGCCAGCTCATCGGCATCAACAAAGTGTCGGAGCGGGTCTCACGGCTGGAGATGTGGCAGGCCTGGCTGAAGGGCGGACTGTGCGCGGTTCTAGGCGCGTTCGGTTACCTGTTCAGAAAAGTGTAGAGGTTCAAAGAAAGGAGAACACGTTTATGTCGGGTTCCATGCGCGGATGACGCGAATGGTCGTCCGCGCGGTCCGTAGCTGGCTTCTCTTTGGCGCGATTCCGGCGATAGGGATGCCTGCGGCGATCGCGAAAGCCTGCCCGCTTCGCGCTGCCGGGCGCGACGAATATTCCCCGCCTTTCCAAGGCGGGGTGGCTGCGCCATTAATAAAATGGTCCCGTTCCTTAGCGGCGCAGACGGGGCGGTTCGTAACTAACCGCCCCGGCGCTTCGCGCCACCCCGCCTTGGAAAGGCGGGGAATGGGGGCGGCGCGGGCTTTTAGCCCGCGTTCAACCACCAAAACAATTCTTGTTTGAATTTGAACGCGGGCTAAAAGCCCGCTATCCTTACGCAACTCTTATGAAGCGATTCATCCGGCGGATGGCGCAGAGTTACCGGCGCCGAAGCAGGCGCCGGCTGGCGCGAAATCGGCCCCCGCACCAGGCGCGAGTCTCTGGCCGCCGCTGAGCTTCCGCGTTCAAGATGGCCGGCTCTACGCCTTCACCGGAGAAGGCCGCGCCTTCGCGATGAAATGCATGACCGCGAATTGCTGACTGCAGGCGCGGTCATAGGCTGGATGCCACGATCCGGCCGAAGCGCTCGAGATGCGTCAATCCTGTATTGCTCTATCGACGCGACTTCAAACGCAGGCTTCTGCGTTGTTCCACCGTGGGTTCGAATCCCGCCCTCTCCGTTCTTCAACGCTAACCGAACACTGCTTGGTAGACGTCCCGTAATGGGATCGTGAGGCGGATGGATTCCAATGGGGCAGCTGCGTCCAGATCATCATAGATCTGCGGCTGCCAGTTCTTGCCGGAACGCCTGAAAACCTCCACGAGCGGGGCGTCCTGTTCGACGAGAATGTATTCGCGAAGCGTGGGAATTTCTCTGTAAAGCGTGAACTTTTGATTCCGGTCGTATTCGCGCGTGGCGTCGGACAAGACTTCGGCGAGCAAAATCGGATTGGTTAACGTATCTGGCCGGCCCGCGATAATCAACGGTTCCCCGCACACAACACTGAGGTCCGGATAGGTATACAAACCGCCGGGCGTCTGCACGCGAAGGCCGCTTCCGAAGGTCTGACAACCCTGCCCTAGAATAGCGGGACGCACGAAACTAAGGACATTGGCGGCAATGCCGTTGTGCCGCAGGGAGGCTCCGGCCATTGCGAATATCTGCCCATCGTAGTATTCGTTCCTGATAGGAGAGCTTTCTTCGACGGAAAAATACTCATCCAGGCTATAGCGTCTTTGGGAGTCGCGATTCATCGCCTGCAATCATAAGCGATTCTCACTTCGTAACGGCAACCCGGGCAGTGACGGCACCAGGGGAATAAAAAAGGCCGGTAAACCGGCCGGCTGGAGATTTTGCATCAGAATGCATCAACGTTCCGTATTAAGGGAAAGATGGCCATCAAGGACGGCGATTTCGAATCGTTGGTGCGTGAGCATAAAGCGATGCTCTACCGGATTGCCTTCAATTTCTTCCTGAACGCCCGGATTGCCGAAGAGATCGTCCAGGATGTGTTCCTTCAGTGTTTCGAGAATCTGAAAAACATTCAGTCTCCCGAACACTTGAAAGCATGGTTGAGGCGGGCGGCGACCCATCGGTGTATCGACCTCGTACGCAGCGGCAGGGCACGGAAGGAATTGCCGTTGGATGAACTGCCGGACGTTCCGGACCAGATACCCGAATCCGATCCGTTGCTTGCGGAGCGCCTGCGCCGCCTTGTCGCCTCACTCCCGGAGAAACAACGGATGATTTTGATCCTCCGATACGCCGAAGATATGGATTCGGACGAAATCGGCGAGTTGCTCGATATGCCCGCACCGACGGTTCGGAGTCATTTGCAGCGCGCGCTTGCCATCCTTCGCGAAAAAGCGCCGCGCGCCCTTGGAGAAGAGATCTATGGACCCACTCGAAAACAACCTTCGTGACGCCCTCCGCGAGCCGGCACCACCGGCAGATCTCGCCGGAAAAGTGATGGCGCGTATCGAGAGTGCGAAGCGGAGACGCCGATATGCCTTCCTTGCCATTGCAGCCGCAGCCTTATTGCTTATTGTTGCTTCACTTGGCGTTTTCGAGAGGGCGGTGACCGGCACACAAGCCGTGGTTCTCGAAACCGGAGAAAAGATCCAGGACGGTGAAACGGTTCGTTCTGCAGTCCGCGCCACATTGGCGCTCGCAGACGGCTCACGCATCGAAATGCGCTCAAATTCGGAGATGGCGCTCCGGACTGCCGCTGAAGGCAGGCTGATCCAGTTGAATGCCGGCAGCATCATCGTTACCGCCGCCAGACAGCACAACGGACATTTGTATGTGCGGACCAAAGATGTCACCGTCTCGGTTGTCGGCACCGTCTTTCTGGTAAATGCTGAAGAGCAAGGCTCGCGCGTCGCGGTCATTCAGGGCGAGGTTCAGATACTGCAAGGCGCCAAGGAGAAAACACTTCATTCCGGTGAGCAGGTAGCGACAAGTTCGTCGATGCCGAGCGTGCCGGTCTCGGAGGAAATATCATGGAGCCAAAACGCCAGCGCGCATCTGGCCTTGTTACAACAGAACACAACCCCGCCTTCCGAGGCGCCAAACGCTGTGCCGCCGCCGCTGCTGTATTTTGCCGCCGTCTCGATAAAACCAATGCCCTCCAATCCTCCCGGGCAAGGAGAGAAAGTGGGTTTTGCCTGTCATGGCGCCGACGGAACCCGACGGGCGCCTTTTGGGCTGGCAGATCCGATCAGCGCGCCACGAGGCCGATGTCTGGGCAATTACGTCACTTTGCCGAGCTTGATTGCATTCGCGTATAACACTGTGCCGCAATTTGTCGCGGGCGGGCCCGACTGGATGAACAGTCTTTTTGGGCGCACCACGATACCCTCAAAACCTGCCGCAGTCTTTCAGGTCGAAGCAGAAGCCGAGGATTCTTCCACGGCAACAACCGGTCAATTGCGGCAGATGCTTCAGACGATGTTGGCGGATCGCTTCAAACTGAAGTTCCATCGAGATACTCATGAGGTCCCCGGATATGCGCTGCTTGTCGCTAAGGGTGGACCGAAGTTGAAAGAGATTGCGGACGAAGACTCACCGTTTGTGTGTTGCCTTGGGCGGCCGACATACAAAGGAAGATCTACGGTGGAACAACTTGCACAGTTTCTGACTCAATTGATCTTTATTCGCAATGGCCCCATTGTCGACAAAACAGGCCTCGCAGGAATCTATGATTACGAATTCACTCTGCGCTCGACCGGTGGAGGACAGCGGGGACCTGCCGGAGAGCCTCGCGGTGGCGGACCGCCAAGCGGTGTCGATGCATTATCCGACGCACTCGAAGACCAACTTGGCCTTCGCTTGCAAGCTCAGAAA
It includes:
- a CDS encoding TIGR03435 family protein, with the protein product MDPLENNLRDALREPAPPADLAGKVMARIESAKRRRRYAFLAIAAAALLLIVASLGVFERAVTGTQAVVLETGEKIQDGETVRSAVRATLALADGSRIEMRSNSEMALRTAAEGRLIQLNAGSIIVTAARQHNGHLYVRTKDVTVSVVGTVFLVNAEEQGSRVAVIQGEVQILQGAKEKTLHSGEQVATSSSMPSVPVSEEISWSQNASAHLALLQQNTTPPSEAPNAVPPPLLYFAAVSIKPMPSNPPGQGEKVGFACHGADGTRRAPFGLADPISAPRGRCLGNYVTLPSLIAFAYNTVPQFVAGGPDWMNSLFGRTTIPSKPAAVFQVEAEAEDSSTATTGQLRQMLQTMLADRFKLKFHRDTHEVPGYALLVAKGGPKLKEIADEDSPFVCCLGRPTYKGRSTVEQLAQFLTQLIFIRNGPIVDKTGLAGIYDYEFTLRSTGGGQRGPAGEPRGGGPPSGVDALSDALEDQLGLRLQAQKVSVDVLVIDEAEKPSEN
- a CDS encoding RNA polymerase sigma factor, coding for MAIKDGDFESLVREHKAMLYRIAFNFFLNARIAEEIVQDVFLQCFENLKNIQSPEHLKAWLRRAATHRCIDLVRSGRARKELPLDELPDVPDQIPESDPLLAERLRRLVASLPEKQRMILILRYAEDMDSDEIGELLDMPAPTVRSHLQRALAILREKAPRALGEEIYGPTRKQPS
- a CDS encoding sigma 54-interacting transcriptional regulator; translated protein: MKPRLIALSGPHKGLVIPLTEIPFSVGREADNSLVLDDELVSGYHFKTFLNDGRPYLRDGNTRNGTWINGTARSERDLEDGDRIKCGSTTFLYLESERDPKAIPVLIDDEADRNRQLETLRADYTVRDEAAIHYRGQSEVLMYMAGLLNEIEDPAQLQVQLLDRTFEIIPALRGAIVVNGRRVSPDPADWASRIFRERGFDGEVEFKLSSKILHQVYAEKCAVISNDIKPVICAPLLVAGAVRGVIYLEGASTRNGFEPEDLRVLKGVAAFLITSIRLADKIESIRDARDLLQEKEEPIPDLVGRSPSMLGVRKNIKEVAAVDAPVLIQGETGTGKEIIAHSIHDASPRKGHPFIAINCAAIPESLLESELFGHAKGSFTGAAMARKGKFRMAHEGTIFLDEIGDMSSGAQTRLLRVLQEGRFSAIGEDKETEIDVRVIAATHVNLKQAVQEKRFREDLFYRLNVLSIEVPPLRERAEDIALLSGHFLTKYSHWREVADISPQAMEVLQTHKWPGNVRELENVIQHAIVRGKEDTIQPADLPPYLISGTASVRADAPAVFKFKGRAAAKKVLKADLLAYIEANNATVEQAAAHFHISRAWAYRLLAEG
- a CDS encoding fibronectin type III domain-containing protein — its product is MSVSKAKVVTIRPLESYNKMSDADIVQRGTAVVTGLTGNSNFTSLPVDLAALTAAISSLSALIAEALDGGKKALAQKNKQRETVVKMLRLLGRYVEVNCDGDMAKFTSSGFTPASTTKVPAAPLPLPVIQSVYQGAISGELVIQIQSISKALSYEIHYGVQVNGGPPASVTSKVVAKTRPPIGFQGLMPGTVYAFQVRAQGKLGFTDWTDWTTCMVT
- a CDS encoding restriction endonuclease; the protein is MIDETHPSDWRQLQSGVCRIFREIGLSAEEAKTLTTARGKVEVDVYAVDTASVDQISYVVECKNWTSRISQSVVHSFTTVMYETGANIGFIVCKEGLQQGAEQYLQNTNIRGYTYAEFQQRYLEVWFERYFGPTLGDAADDLLRYTEPFNSYRIKNEFSLEVSILERLETLRTDWSMLATVIMFLKLKRDLPQAGVDLGCPAIDDVGRFKDAMEKALPNGYKLGGKTYRELLGELLKIVRIATEGFNTAFGRNIFRGES
- a CDS encoding Uma2 family endonuclease is translated as MNRDSQRRYSLDEYFSVEESSPIRNEYYDGQIFAMAGASLRHNGIAANVLSFVRPAILGQGCQTFGSGLRVQTPGGLYTYPDLSVVCGEPLIIAGRPDTLTNPILLAEVLSDATREYDRNQKFTLYREIPTLREYILVEQDAPLVEVFRRSGKNWQPQIYDDLDAAAPLESIRLTIPLRDVYQAVFG